A genome region from Scleropages formosus chromosome 6, fSclFor1.1, whole genome shotgun sequence includes the following:
- the gpn3 gene encoding GPN-loop GTPase 3, producing the protein MPRFAQLVMGPAGSGKSTYCSTLVQHAETIGRSVQVVNLDPAAEHFHYPVMADIRELIQVDDVMEDDSLRFGPNGGLVFCMEYFANNFDWLEECLGHVDDDYILFDCPGQIELYTHLPVMKQLVEKLQQWEFRVCGVFLVDSQFMVETFKFISGVLAALSAMTSLEIPQVNIMTKMDLLSHKAKKEIEKYLDPDMYSMMEDNALGLRSKKFKKLTKAICGLIDDYSMVRFLPFDRTDEEGMNIVLQHIDFSIQYGEDLEFKEPRETEEEPSNANYDDFFQDKVDD; encoded by the exons ATGCCTCGTTTCGCCCAGCTGGTAATGGGTCCGGCTGGGAGTGGAAAA AGCACCTACTGCTCCACTCTGGTCCAGCACGCAGAAACGATTGGGCGCTCCGTGCAGGTGGTGAACCTGGACCCCGCGGCCGAGCACTTCCACTACCCCGTGATGGCAG ACATCCGGGAGCTGATCCAGGTGGATGATGTGATGGAGGACGACTCCCTGCGGTTTGGCCCCAACGGAGGCCTAGTCTTCTGCATGGAATACTTTGCGAACAACTTTGACTGGCTGGAGGAATGTCTGGGTCACGTGGACGATGACTACATCCTGTTTGATTGCCCTG GTCAGATAGAGCTTTATACACACCTGCCTGTCATGAAGCAGCTGgtggagaagctgcagcagtGGGAGTTCCGGGTGTGCGGTGTCTTCCTCGTCGACTCGCAGTTCATGGTGGAAACCTTCAAG ttcatttctgGGGTATTGGCAGCTCTGAGTGCAATGACATCCCTGGAAATCCCACAGGTCAACATCATGACGAAAATGGATCTGCTCAGCCATAAAGCCAAGAAGGAAATTGAGAA GTATTTAGACCCAGACATGTATTCAATGATGGAAGACAATGCGCTTGGTCTTAGGAGCAAGAAGTTTAAGAAGCTCACAAAAGCCATCTGTGGTCTG ATCGATGACTACAGCATGGTACGCTTTCTGCCTTTTGATCGCACAGACGAGGAAGGAATGAACATTGTCCTTCAGCACATCGACTTTTCCATCCAGTACGGCGAGGACCTTGAGTTCAAGGAGCCCAGG GAAACCGAGGAGGAGCCCAGCAACGCCAACTATGACGACTTCTTCCAGGATAAAGTGGATGACTAA
- the vps29 gene encoding vacuolar protein sorting-associated protein 29 isoform X2, translating to MLVLVLGDLHIPHRCNTLPAKFKKLLVPGKIQHILCTGNLCTKESYDYLKTLAGDVHIVRGDFDENLNYPEQKVVTVGQFKIGLIHGHQVIPWGDVASLALLQRQLDVDILISGHTHKFEAFENENKFYINPGSATGAYSALESNIIPSFVLMDIQASTVVTYVYQLIGDDVKVERIEYKKS from the exons ATG CTGGTCCTGGTGCTTGGAGACCTTCACATCCCTCACCGGTGCAACACACTGCCGGCCAAGTTCAAGAAGCTGCTGGTTCCGGGTAAGATCCAGCACATCCTCTGCACAGGCAATCTGTGCACCAAGGAGAGCTATGACTACCTGAAGACGCTGGCAGGGGATGTGCACATTGTTCGAGGTGACTTTGATGAG AACCTTAACTACCCAGAGCAGAAAGTGGTCACAGTGGGCCAGTTCAAGATTGGCTTGATCCACGGGCACCAGGTTATCCCATGGGGGGATGTGGCCAGTCTTGCCCTCCTCCAGAGGCAGCTGGATGTGGACATCCTCAtctctggacacacacacaaatttgaGGCTTTTGAAAACGAGAACAAGTTCTACATCAATCCCGGCTCTGCAACTGGGGCATACAGCGCACTTGAGAG CAACATCATTCCATCCTTTGTTCTCATGGACATCCAAGCCTCTACAGTGGTCACATATGTCTACCAGCTCATTGGAGATGATGTCAAGGTGGAGAGGATTGAATACAAgaagtcttaa
- the vps29 gene encoding vacuolar protein sorting-associated protein 29 isoform X1: MAGHRLVLVLGDLHIPHRCNTLPAKFKKLLVPGKIQHILCTGNLCTKESYDYLKTLAGDVHIVRGDFDENLNYPEQKVVTVGQFKIGLIHGHQVIPWGDVASLALLQRQLDVDILISGHTHKFEAFENENKFYINPGSATGAYSALESNIIPSFVLMDIQASTVVTYVYQLIGDDVKVERIEYKKS; this comes from the exons ATG GCTGGTCACAGA CTGGTCCTGGTGCTTGGAGACCTTCACATCCCTCACCGGTGCAACACACTGCCGGCCAAGTTCAAGAAGCTGCTGGTTCCGGGTAAGATCCAGCACATCCTCTGCACAGGCAATCTGTGCACCAAGGAGAGCTATGACTACCTGAAGACGCTGGCAGGGGATGTGCACATTGTTCGAGGTGACTTTGATGAG AACCTTAACTACCCAGAGCAGAAAGTGGTCACAGTGGGCCAGTTCAAGATTGGCTTGATCCACGGGCACCAGGTTATCCCATGGGGGGATGTGGCCAGTCTTGCCCTCCTCCAGAGGCAGCTGGATGTGGACATCCTCAtctctggacacacacacaaatttgaGGCTTTTGAAAACGAGAACAAGTTCTACATCAATCCCGGCTCTGCAACTGGGGCATACAGCGCACTTGAGAG CAACATCATTCCATCCTTTGTTCTCATGGACATCCAAGCCTCTACAGTGGTCACATATGTCTACCAGCTCATTGGAGATGATGTCAAGGTGGAGAGGATTGAATACAAgaagtcttaa
- the arpc3 gene encoding actin-related protein 2/3 complex subunit 3 — translation MPAYHSNLMEADTKLVGNMALLPLRTQYKGPAPKETRDSDIIEEAIYHFKANVFFKNYEIKNEADRTLIYVTLYISECLKKLQKCTSKSQGEKEMYTLGITNFPIPGEPGFPLNAMYTKPSNKGEEETMRGYLQQLRQETGLRLCERVFDAQTDKPSKWWLCFVKKQFMNKSLSAPGQ, via the exons ATGCCG GCTTACCACTCGAACCTGATGGAGGCCGACACCAAGCTGGTGGGCAACATGGCCCTGCTGCCGCTGAGGACTCAGTACAAGGGCCCCGCTcccaaagaga CCAGAGATTCTGACATCATCGAGGAGGCCATCTACCATTTCAAAGCCAACGTGTTCTTCAAGAACTATGAAATCAAG AATGAAGCGGACAGAACGTTGATCTACGTGACCCTGTACATCTCCGAGTGCCTGAAAAAACTTCAGAAG TGCACCTCCAAGAGCCAAGGCGAGAAGGAGATGTACACCCTGGGAATTACCAACTTCCCCATCCCGGGAGAGCCGGGCTTCCCGCTCAACGCCATGTACACCAAACCCTCCAACAAGGGGGAGGAGG AAACTATGAGGGGGTACCTGCAACAGCTGCGGCAGGAGACGGGCCTGAGGCTGTGCGAACGCGTCTTTGATGCCCAGACTGACAAACCAAGCAAG tggtGGCTTTGTTTTGTGAAGAAACAGTTTATGAACAAGAGCCTGTCTGCACCAGGACAGTAG